A section of the Terriglobia bacterium genome encodes:
- the thrS gene encoding threonine--tRNA ligase: protein MADMIKIKFPDGSEKESPKGTTALEVARSISPRLAQAAIVAKIKPLSSSNGDRLVDLTRPLEQDVELRILTEKDPESLEVFRHSSAHLLAAAVLELFPETKLGHGPATDSGFFYDFYREKPFTPEDLEKIEKKMAELVQQDIPYAQDFLPRKEGLEKFKGEGDFMKCHFIEQFTAPDEKISLYRTGKFVDFCRGPHVPSTGRIKAFKLLNIAGAYWLGDEKNPQLQRIYGTSFYSKKELDDFLHKIEEAKKRDHRVLGKQLDLFSIQELAGPGLIFWHPKGGIMRKVMEDWLRDEYLKRGYALVYTPHVARRQLWQTSGHEGYYAQNMFDVMELDDAEYRIKPMNCPFHILIYKDTLRSYRDLPVRLGELGTVYRYERSGVMHGLLRVRGFTQDDAHIFCTPEQIEDEIVGCMDFALAVLKTFGFDQFQVELSTWDPKDRKTYAGTDEQWELGQRSLERALKRRDIEYKLISGEAAFYGPKIDVKLVDAIGRLWQLSTIQFDFTLPERFQLEYVGEDGQRHQPLMVHRALYGSVERFFGVLIEHYAGAFPVWLSPVQTVIVPISERHAEYAKGVGDLLTKAGVRVEVDARNEKMNAKIREHAMQKVPFILVVGDKEAESARVNVRTRGKEKTEDMPTTAFMAHIRMLIADKASAL, encoded by the coding sequence ATGGCAGACATGATCAAGATCAAGTTTCCCGACGGCAGCGAGAAGGAGAGTCCCAAGGGCACCACCGCGCTCGAGGTCGCGAGATCCATCAGCCCGCGCCTGGCACAGGCGGCGATCGTCGCCAAGATCAAGCCGCTGTCTTCCTCGAACGGCGATCGCCTGGTGGACCTGACCCGCCCGCTGGAGCAGGACGTGGAACTCCGCATCCTCACCGAGAAGGACCCGGAATCGCTGGAGGTGTTCCGTCATTCCTCGGCGCACCTGCTGGCCGCCGCGGTGCTGGAGCTGTTCCCCGAGACCAAGCTCGGCCACGGCCCCGCCACCGACAGCGGCTTCTTCTACGACTTCTACCGCGAGAAGCCCTTCACTCCGGAGGACCTGGAGAAGATCGAGAAGAAGATGGCGGAGCTGGTACAGCAGGACATCCCCTACGCGCAGGACTTCCTGCCGCGCAAGGAGGGCCTGGAGAAGTTCAAAGGCGAGGGCGACTTCATGAAGTGTCACTTCATCGAGCAATTCACCGCGCCCGATGAAAAGATCTCGCTCTACCGCACGGGAAAATTCGTGGACTTCTGCCGCGGGCCACACGTGCCCTCGACCGGCAGGATCAAGGCGTTCAAGCTCCTGAACATCGCCGGGGCCTACTGGCTGGGCGACGAGAAGAACCCGCAATTGCAGCGCATCTATGGGACCTCGTTTTACTCGAAGAAGGAACTCGACGATTTCCTGCACAAGATCGAGGAAGCCAAGAAGCGCGACCACCGGGTGCTGGGCAAGCAGCTCGACCTGTTCTCCATCCAGGAGCTGGCGGGGCCGGGCCTGATCTTCTGGCATCCCAAGGGCGGCATCATGCGCAAGGTCATGGAGGACTGGCTGCGCGACGAGTACCTGAAGCGAGGCTACGCCCTGGTCTACACCCCGCACGTGGCGCGGCGGCAGCTCTGGCAGACCTCCGGCCATGAGGGCTACTACGCGCAGAACATGTTCGACGTCATGGAGCTCGACGATGCGGAATACCGCATCAAGCCCATGAATTGCCCCTTCCACATCCTTATTTACAAGGACACGCTGCGCTCCTACCGCGACCTCCCTGTGCGCCTGGGCGAACTCGGCACCGTTTACCGCTACGAGCGCTCGGGCGTGATGCACGGGCTGTTGCGCGTCCGCGGCTTCACCCAGGACGACGCCCACATTTTCTGCACCCCGGAGCAGATCGAGGACGAGATCGTCGGCTGCATGGACTTCGCCCTGGCCGTGCTCAAGACCTTCGGCTTCGACCAGTTCCAGGTCGAGCTTTCGACCTGGGACCCGAAGGACCGCAAGACCTATGCGGGCACCGACGAGCAGTGGGAGCTGGGACAGCGCTCGCTGGAGCGCGCGCTGAAGCGCCGCGATATCGAATACAAGCTGATCTCCGGCGAGGCCGCATTCTACGGCCCGAAGATCGACGTCAAGCTGGTGGACGCCATCGGCCGCCTGTGGCAGCTCTCGACCATCCAGTTCGATTTCACGCTGCCCGAGCGCTTCCAGTTGGAGTACGTGGGCGAAGACGGCCAGCGCCACCAGCCGCTCATGGTCCACCGCGCGCTGTACGGGTCGGTCGAGCGCTTCTTCGGCGTGCTCATCGAGCACTACGCTGGAGCGTTCCCTGTCTGGCTGTCGCCGGTGCAGACCGTCATCGTGCCCATCAGCGAACGGCACGCCGAATACGCCAAGGGGGTCGGCGACTTGCTTACCAAGGCCGGCGTGCGGGTCGAAGTGGACGCCCGCAACGAGAAGATGAACGCCAAGATCCGCGAGCATGCGATGCAGAAAGTGCCGTTCATCCTTGTGGTCGGCGACAAGGAGGCGGAGTCCGCGCGCGTCAACGTCCGCACCCGCGGCAAAGAGAAGACCGAGGACATGCCGACGACGGCTTTCATGGCTCACATCCGCATGCTGATCGCCGACAAGGCTTCCGCCCTGTAG